Proteins from a genomic interval of Candidatus Krumholzibacteriia bacterium:
- a CDS encoding HAMP domain-containing sensor histidine kinase: MSIVHRPRRTWLAITLVFVAVAAPCTAWYVVGQASAEREAASIRARPVERGHSVARALSDRLVGRLEAMRDSESQRPPYHFHATYHDPTSNCQCAGSTPSPLATGPRDPFVDVYFQIDPRGRLSVPVLGDLGEIVPDADRLQRAGERREVLGPHADDLQRMARSGRDPLPPSRSAVASLDPTYDGRLLVETESFQWHGLEDGLAEPLLVALRRVGDDGAVQGFVLSPQAVHDWLRSAELPAVLRPFTGGTEDSVAVAEVPLDCTTWEIAVDVSGPVALAGVDAARVETDFYRSFAIGSAAALIAAISVVVLLLNAERVARERSRFAAAAAHELRTPLAGLRMYGEMLGGVADDPDRSQRYARRIAAESERLSRVVTNVLDFTRLERGDRGVRMREGDLAATLREVASRLGPALESHGATLEVDVPETLPSARFDPDAVEHIVTNLIDNAEKYSRSSDDRRVHLSAVANGSRVHLSVRDHGPGIPDDVARSLFEPFRRGDDEDQPAGLGLGLALVDRLARAHGSEVEWENREDGGARFRVGFERVE, from the coding sequence ATGAGCATCGTCCATCGCCCCCGCCGGACCTGGCTCGCGATCACGCTCGTGTTCGTGGCCGTCGCGGCGCCGTGCACCGCCTGGTACGTGGTGGGCCAGGCGAGTGCCGAACGCGAGGCGGCTTCGATCCGCGCGCGCCCGGTGGAGCGGGGCCACTCCGTCGCCCGCGCGCTGAGCGATCGTCTCGTCGGCCGCCTCGAGGCCATGCGCGACAGCGAGTCGCAGCGACCGCCCTATCACTTCCACGCCACCTACCACGACCCCACGTCGAACTGTCAGTGCGCCGGGAGCACGCCGTCACCGCTGGCCACCGGACCGCGCGATCCCTTCGTCGACGTGTACTTCCAGATCGATCCGCGCGGCCGGCTGAGCGTGCCCGTCCTCGGTGACCTGGGCGAGATCGTGCCCGACGCCGATCGTCTGCAGCGGGCCGGCGAGAGGCGCGAAGTCCTGGGGCCCCACGCCGACGATCTGCAACGCATGGCGCGCAGCGGGCGGGATCCGTTGCCGCCGTCGCGCTCGGCGGTCGCCTCGCTGGATCCGACCTACGACGGTCGGCTACTCGTCGAAACCGAATCGTTCCAGTGGCACGGTCTCGAGGACGGACTCGCCGAACCGCTGCTCGTGGCCCTGCGCCGCGTGGGCGACGACGGTGCCGTGCAGGGCTTCGTGCTGTCGCCGCAGGCCGTGCACGACTGGCTGCGATCCGCCGAGCTCCCGGCCGTGCTGCGTCCCTTCACCGGCGGGACCGAGGACTCCGTCGCGGTGGCCGAGGTGCCCCTCGACTGCACCACGTGGGAGATCGCCGTCGACGTGAGCGGTCCCGTGGCCCTGGCCGGCGTCGACGCCGCACGCGTGGAGACGGACTTCTACCGCTCCTTCGCGATCGGATCGGCCGCTGCCCTGATCGCCGCGATCAGCGTGGTCGTCCTGCTGCTCAACGCCGAGCGCGTCGCCCGCGAACGCTCGCGCTTCGCCGCGGCCGCCGCCCACGAACTGCGCACGCCCCTGGCCGGCCTGCGCATGTACGGCGAGATGCTCGGAGGAGTGGCCGACGACCCCGACCGCTCGCAACGCTACGCCCGGCGCATCGCCGCCGAGAGCGAGAGGCTGTCCCGCGTGGTGACCAACGTCCTCGACTTCACCCGCCTCGAGCGCGGCGACCGCGGCGTGCGCATGCGCGAAGGGGATCTGGCCGCGACCCTGCGCGAGGTCGCCTCCCGGCTGGGCCCTGCCCTCGAGAGCCACGGCGCGACCCTCGAGGTCGACGTGCCCGAGACACTGCCGTCGGCTCGCTTCGATCCCGACGCCGTCGAACACATCGTGACCAACCTGATCGACAACGCCGAGAAGTACTCCCGTTCCTCCGACGACCGCCGCGTCCACCTCTCCGCAGTGGCCAATGGATCGCGTGTCCATCTGTCCGTGCGCGACCACGGCCCCGGCATCCCCGACGACGTGGCCCGCTCGTTGTTCGAACCCTTCCGCCGCGGCGACGACGAGGACCAACCGGCCGGACTCGGTCTCGGTCTCGCCCTCGTCGACCGTCTCGCCCGTGCCCACGGGTCCGAGGTCGAGTGGGAGAACCGGGAGGACGGTGGAGCGAGGTTCCGCGTGGGGTTCGAGCGCGTGGAGTGA
- a CDS encoding response regulator transcription factor — protein MRILVVEDEPTLREGLVDLLESEGHDVTDAADGEAAVRTGLDTDFDLVVLDLMLPRLDGWEVCRRLREVRPQMGILMLTARGDEADKVRGLRHGADDYVTKPFGTQELLARIESLGRRLAVEATPERLEADGAVFDLGRCVVERDGRTETLTAREANLIRLLHRQRRRAVSRAELLEHVWNAPGDLQTRTVDMCVANLRQKIERDPRQPSIVVTVKGVGYAWGDQD, from the coding sequence ATGCGCATCCTCGTCGTCGAAGACGAACCGACCCTCCGCGAGGGACTCGTCGACCTGCTCGAGAGCGAGGGGCACGACGTGACCGATGCCGCCGACGGCGAGGCCGCCGTGCGGACCGGACTCGACACCGACTTCGACCTCGTCGTCCTCGATCTCATGCTGCCGCGCCTCGACGGATGGGAGGTGTGTCGTCGACTGCGCGAGGTGCGACCGCAGATGGGGATCCTGATGCTGACCGCGCGGGGCGACGAGGCCGACAAGGTGCGCGGCCTGCGGCACGGGGCCGACGACTACGTGACCAAGCCCTTCGGTACCCAGGAGCTGCTGGCCCGGATCGAATCGCTCGGCCGACGCCTGGCGGTGGAAGCGACGCCGGAGCGTCTGGAGGCCGACGGAGCCGTCTTCGACCTGGGCCGCTGCGTCGTCGAGCGCGACGGCAGGACCGAGACCCTGACCGCCCGTGAGGCGAACCTGATCCGGCTGCTGCACCGCCAGCGGCGCCGTGCCGTGAGCCGGGCCGAGCTGCTCGAACACGTGTGGAACGCGCCCGGAGACCTTCAGACCCGCACGGTCGACATGTGCGTGGCCAACCTGCGCCAGAAGATCGAGCGCGATCCCCGCCAGCCGTCGATCGTGGTCACCGTGAAGGGTGTGGGATACGCGTGGGGAGACCAGGACTGA
- a CDS encoding M56 family metallopeptidase: MIGALDVQTLAENWGVLLLSVSLKALVLLVLAVAGARVLRRAAASTRHLLWTAAVVGLLCLPVLEVALPGWSIDGIGVPARDASTQEVAATPWPGPTDPLPVEVTPARLHFVPDTISFPDPTATADPAPGLVERVLEPVRAWSPWVWALLLWECGVLLVAGRLLVGRWQVRALERRSRVVDDPTWRDLAARAADEVGLRRVPPLLTTRASLTPLTWGITRPKVLLPADANTWSTERRLDVLRHEFAHVQRRDVLTQVLAQIGCALFWFHPLPWITAARMRLERERACDDRVLLAGSRASTYAGHLLDMARTLRADSRLATASIGMARRSELGERMDSLLDDGPRSRRTARTARLALVGLALFLLVPLAMLEPDALEAAPPDPPRAVEVEGPFAVEAPAPRAPLAPTVAGRVLVRGDRMDLRVRDHVLFESGGDELEVVTRHGEWTYRRDDFELEVQMDGRLRFADDESDVELLDDGSYFDLRAERDGERHRMEIERDRDGRVERTYFENGRSTEVDDDARAWFSEALSTFMVQAGIGTDARIGRWLDEGGVGTAVGRIEALESDHAAARHWSALLRHPSLSDEDRERVLAEIPRSIDSDFEKARVVTDNLELLLADPDLGDGVAGLIGSLDSDFERGRALRMAIELGDLDPSVLSRLLVLTDDLDSDFEKARVLALMSRDDLRDGRLEGSFFEVADGMDSDFEKTRVLVDALPLALDDPDARAEMWRTIEDIDSDFEKARLVAALAPRLGDDETMVIEALDVVAMIDSDFEKARALRAFVDAAAGSEPVREAFLRTAETIDSDHEYGRVVRELSRAGR, encoded by the coding sequence ATGATCGGTGCACTCGACGTGCAGACCCTGGCGGAGAACTGGGGCGTGCTGCTGCTGTCCGTGTCGCTGAAGGCCCTCGTCCTGCTGGTCCTCGCAGTCGCCGGAGCGCGCGTCCTGCGCCGCGCGGCGGCGTCGACCCGTCACCTGCTGTGGACGGCCGCGGTCGTGGGGCTGCTCTGCCTGCCGGTGCTCGAAGTGGCCCTGCCCGGCTGGTCGATCGACGGGATCGGCGTGCCCGCGCGCGATGCGTCGACCCAGGAGGTCGCGGCGACGCCGTGGCCGGGTCCGACCGACCCCTTGCCCGTAGAGGTCACTCCGGCGCGGCTCCACTTCGTCCCGGACACGATCTCGTTCCCCGACCCCACCGCGACGGCCGATCCGGCGCCCGGTCTCGTCGAGCGCGTGCTCGAGCCGGTGCGCGCGTGGTCGCCGTGGGTGTGGGCACTGTTGCTCTGGGAATGCGGGGTCCTGCTCGTCGCCGGGCGGCTGCTCGTCGGTCGGTGGCAGGTCCGCGCGCTGGAACGCCGGAGCCGTGTGGTCGACGACCCCACGTGGCGGGATCTGGCCGCCCGCGCGGCCGACGAGGTCGGCCTGCGGCGGGTTCCCCCGCTGCTGACGACCCGGGCGTCACTCACCCCGCTGACCTGGGGAATCACCCGCCCGAAGGTCCTGTTGCCAGCCGACGCGAACACGTGGTCCACCGAGCGTCGCCTCGACGTGCTGCGCCACGAGTTCGCCCACGTGCAACGCCGCGACGTCCTGACGCAGGTCCTGGCCCAGATCGGCTGCGCGCTCTTCTGGTTCCATCCCCTGCCGTGGATCACCGCCGCGCGGATGCGTCTGGAGCGCGAACGCGCCTGTGACGACCGCGTGCTCCTGGCCGGTTCGCGCGCGTCGACCTACGCCGGACACCTGCTCGACATGGCGCGGACGCTGCGGGCCGATTCGCGGCTGGCCACGGCCAGCATCGGGATGGCGCGGCGCAGCGAGCTGGGCGAACGCATGGATTCGCTGCTCGACGACGGGCCACGGTCGCGGCGGACCGCGCGAACGGCCCGACTCGCGCTCGTGGGCCTCGCACTGTTCCTGCTGGTGCCTCTCGCGATGCTCGAGCCCGATGCCCTCGAAGCCGCCCCGCCGGATCCTCCGCGCGCCGTGGAGGTCGAGGGCCCCTTCGCCGTGGAGGCGCCGGCGCCGCGTGCGCCCCTGGCACCCACCGTCGCCGGTCGCGTGCTCGTCCGCGGCGATCGCATGGACCTCCGCGTCCGCGACCACGTGCTCTTCGAGAGCGGCGGCGACGAACTCGAGGTCGTCACGCGCCACGGCGAATGGACCTACCGCCGGGACGACTTCGAACTCGAGGTGCAGATGGACGGCCGGCTGCGCTTCGCCGACGACGAGAGCGACGTCGAGCTCCTCGACGACGGCTCGTACTTCGATCTGCGGGCCGAGCGCGACGGCGAGCGCCACCGCATGGAGATCGAGCGCGACCGCGACGGTCGGGTGGAGCGGACGTACTTCGAGAACGGCCGCTCCACGGAGGTGGACGACGACGCCCGGGCGTGGTTCTCCGAGGCCCTGAGCACCTTCATGGTGCAGGCCGGCATCGGGACCGACGCCCGCATCGGCCGCTGGCTCGACGAAGGAGGCGTGGGCACCGCCGTGGGCCGGATCGAAGCCCTCGAGTCCGACCATGCCGCGGCTCGGCACTGGTCGGCGCTGCTCCGGCACCCGTCGTTGTCGGACGAGGACCGCGAGCGCGTGCTCGCCGAGATCCCCCGCTCGATCGACAGCGACTTCGAGAAGGCACGCGTGGTGACCGACAACCTGGAGCTGCTGCTGGCCGACCCCGATCTGGGCGACGGCGTGGCCGGGCTGATCGGTTCGCTCGACAGCGACTTCGAGCGCGGGCGCGCCCTGCGCATGGCCATCGAACTCGGCGATCTGGATCCGTCGGTGCTGTCGCGGTTGCTCGTCCTGACCGACGACCTCGACAGTGATTTCGAGAAGGCGCGCGTGCTCGCCCTGATGTCCCGGGACGACCTCCGCGACGGACGTCTGGAAGGTTCCTTCTTCGAAGTCGCCGACGGCATGGACAGCGACTTCGAGAAGACACGCGTGCTCGTCGACGCCCTTCCGCTGGCACTGGACGACCCCGACGCCCGCGCCGAGATGTGGCGGACGATCGAGGACATCGACAGTGACTTCGAGAAGGCACGACTCGTCGCCGCCCTCGCGCCACGACTCGGCGACGACGAGACCATGGTGATCGAGGCCCTCGACGTGGTCGCGATGATCGACAGCGACTTCGAGAAGGCCCGTGCATTGCGCGCCTTCGTCGACGCCGCGGCCGGTTCGGAGCCGGTGCGCGAGGCCTTCCTGCGCACCGCCGAGACGATCGACAGCGACCACGAGTACGGCCGGGTGGTGCGGGAGTTGAGCCGGGCCGGGCGGTGA